The genomic segment CAGCCTCAATTTCAGTCTCCTCTGTTGTTTCCGTCTCTCCTTCTGAAAATGGAGGCGGTTGGGAGACCTCTTCTTCAGAAGAGATAGTAACTGTTAAGTTACCATGGGCTACCGAAACAGTAGAAATTCGGACGTTATGGCCCATTACTATGGTTCCTGTCCGTTCATTAACTACTACTTTAGCCTTCTTATCCGGCCTAACCGATAATCTATTCACCTGGGCTACAAAGCTTACTAACCTATCTTCCATTCGATCAGGAACTGATACTTTAATTCGACCAGGATCTACAGCCTGAGCAGCATTATTGCCCTCGCTATCATAGCCATACCGCTGATTGATTACATCCGCAATTCGCTGGGCAGTAGCAAAATCAGGCTCATCCAGTAAAAATGTAACCTGCTGCTGATCAGAAAAGTCAGTCTCAACACCTTCTTCTATCGTAGCACCATCTGGAACTTGGCCTACTGTAGCATGGTTCTTTCGGACTGAACTTCCTCCCTGTTCGGTATTAAAACCGCCAATAGAAACAGGTCCCTGGGCTAAAGCATAAACCTGCTGTTGATTAGGACCTAATAGCGGCGTCATCAATAGAGTTCCTCCCTGTAGGCTATCGGCATCTCCAATAGAGGCAACATTTATATCAATTCTATCTCCTACTCTGCCAAAAGGAGGTAACTCAGCTGTAACCATCACTGCTGCTATATTCTCAGATTCAACCTGGCTGGGATTAACATTAACCCCAAAATTCTGCAGCATATTGGCTATTGATCGCACAGTAGCTGCTGAACCTCCGCCATCACCGGTTCCATTTAATCCAACTACTAACCCATAACCGGATAGTTGATTACTTCTCACGCCCTGTACTCTAGTAATATCCTTTATCCGCACCATAGGGTCCTGAAATGTATTATCTTCCTGGGCCAACAGCGGCAGACTCAATATCAAACTGAAGCTTAAAGTTATAGCCAGAATAATAAAGGTTCGCTTTATATACATACTATGCCACCTCATCAAAAATAAGTAATTAATCTAGAAAAAGACATTCAATACTTTAGTTAATAAGCCCGGCTCCTGTCTATCTCCGATGGCTCCCTCTCCTACATATTTAATCTTACTATTGGCTATCTTAGTTGAATTAACAGTATTACTGATAGTAATATCTTCCGGTCTGACAATTCCTTCTACTTCAATCTTCTGCATTTCAGCATTAACAGTAATCTCTTTGGTACCTTCAATCTTTAAATTACCGTTGGGTAAAACTTCTGTAACCTGAACAGTCATCTGAGCAGTTAGACTACCGCTTTGACTAGTACTGCCGTCAGCTGAAGAGCTATCCTCCTGATTTAATCGGAATAATTTAACAAAATCCAATTCACCAGCACCAGGTCCTACATTTACTTCATTACTCTGTCCTGTTTCAGTACTAGCCTGTTGGTCAGCTGTTGAACTCTCACTAATCATAACTGTCAATATATCTCCAGCTTCTGCAGCCTTATGTTCTCCATAGGGAGAGTTACTATCTTCATATAATGAAGCTGCTAATAAAGGGTTAGCAGCTAAAGATAAAATAGATATTAATCCGATCACCAAAAAAAATCTAACAACAGTATGCTTCATAAATTAACACCTCAAAGATTTATAAATTTTTACAGAATTACCTTTACAGTCTTCTTGCCGATTACTTTAGCCATTATCTCCCGGTTGCTCTTTATATTTCTAACCTTAATATGCTCTCCTTCGGTTCCTGACTCTAAAGCAACTCCTGCTGTACTGACTCTAACTCTACCCACTACAGCTATAATCTTTACTCTATCCCGCCGCTTAACTAGCGGAGGAATTTCAATTAAATTTCTTGTTAAAATCTGTCCAGTATTGATACTTCGTTCCAATCGATAATTCTGAATAGAGTCCACATCCGTAAAAGGCTGACTATGTAGCTTTACCAGTGGCCTCTTCTCCCACTTAAACTGGTTCTCTGCTAAACTCTGGCGGCGTTTAATTGATTCTTGAGCAACTAACACCCTCTGGTAAGCAGTCACCTGGGCCTGAATATACTTCTTTTTAGCTAATTTACCGTCAACATAGATATTAACCGGAACTGCTGTCCGGCCTAATATTCTTTTGGTATTGAGATTACCGATCTGTAATTCAACTCCACCAACAGGAAGCCGCACTTCTCTATCCAGATTTTGGAGCTCAATCTCAATATCTTCGGCTTCAGCAGATAAATTCTGTTGAATATAATTTCGAACCTTCTCTGTTAACCGATCTGTATCCAGTACTTGATGGGGAGTAGTTACTCTAATCTGTTTAGGAATCTGATAAGTAATTCTGCTTAAATTAAATCCGGCTCTTTCCAGCGCAGAAAGAATATAATCCCGCTTTAACACGCGGGTATAGCCAGGTAAAGGAGACTGGCCTAAATTGATAGTCTCCATCTTTTGTTTGAATTTTTTCGGTGCTTCAATCTCCGCTATTTCTCCTAACTGTAGTTTTTGGCCTGCTGCTTTTACTTCATGATCAATTTTAAATCCAATTTTACTTTGAGCAGCAGCTGCACAACTAGTCATTAATAAAAGAATTAATAATAACAGAACCAGCCTTAATTGTGACAGCTGTCTCCAATTAACCATTCTATATCAACTCACTCTATCTTTTTAGATTATTAGCCTGCTGTAGCATCTGGTCTGAAGCTTTAATAGCTTTAGAATTCACTTCATAAGCCCGCTGCGCAGCAATCATATTCGTCATCTCCTCAACAACTTTAACATTTCCCTTCTCTAAATAGCCCTGTGAGATAGTTCCAAAACCGTCTTCTGCCGGTACACCAACAGTTGGCCCTCCTGAAGCAGGAGTTTCAGCAAATAAATTCCGGCCAATACTCTTCAATCCAGCCGGATTGGAAAAGCGGGATAGCTCAATCTGGCCTACTTCTGTTACCTCTTCATTCCCCGGTTGCTTAACCATTACTCTACCTTCAGCAGTGATACTCACATCAGTTGTATCTTCCGGAATTGTAATATCAGACGCAAGAGGATAACCATCTGAGGTAACTATTCGTCCATTGCTGTCCCGTTTAAATGAACCGTCGCGCGTATAGCCTACCTGTCCATTCGGCCTTACCACCTGAAAGAAGCCGTCTCCTTCAATAGCCATATCAAGCGGATTTCCGGTCTGTTGAAAGCTGCCTTGAGCAAATAACTTCTGAGTAGCAGCCGGACGTACACCGTGACCTACTTCTATTCCTGCCGGCACCTGTGACCCCTGATTATTGGGAGTTCCTGCTTCCCGCAGTGATTGGTACATTAAATCCTGAAAATTTACTCTACTCTTCTTGAATCCATTTGTATTTACATTGGCTAAGTTATTAGAAATAGTATCTATATTCAACTGCTGGGCTTTCATTCCTGTTGCTGCCGTCCATAAGGATCTAATCATTAGCACATAACCTCCTTGCAAATAAGTGCATCCCATAGATTATAGAACCGCTTCTATCACTCCGCGGCTCAGGCTTCTTATCTTCTAAGTCCAGCCTATAATTATAATCTACCTACAGAATTAACTGTCTTATCCAGACTCTGATCATAAGCTTTTACTACCCGCTGGTTTGACTCATAGTGACGAGTTGCTTCAATCATATTGGTCATTGATTCAACTACATTTACATTTGATGACTCAAGATAGCCTTGATTAATCTTGCCAGTAGCCATAAATTGATTACCTACATCCGGAGTAGCCCGGTATAGATCATCTCCTTCTTTAACTAATCCATCATTTTCAGCAAAAGTCACTACTCTAACTTGATCCACTACCTGTCCATCAACAACTAAATTATTCTGATTATCAACATTAACCTGCTCACCAACTACTTCCAAAGGTCCAGCTTGGCCTAAAACAAAATTACCATTTTGAGTAACTACTTGTCCATCCTGATTTAAAGTAAAGTCTCCGCTTCTAGTATAGCGAATACCTTCCGGCGTCTGAACAGCAAAGAAACCTTCACCTTCAATTGCCCAATCAAATGGATTATCAGTCTTATGTACACTACCAGCACTAAAATCAGTTACTGTTTCATCTACTTTAGCTCCTAAACCGGCTGTACCAATAACTTCTTTATCCGGCATTCTTCTTAATAACATTTCAGAAAAAGACTTATTTACTGTCTGGTCCTTTTTATAACCGGGAGTAGTAGAGTTAGCTAAATTATTAGTAATTATATTGGTTCTCTTCAATGATGCATTCATTCCAGAAGCGGCAGTATAAAGTCCTCTCAGCATAATTCCACCTCACTTTTAATCTACATACTTCTGCTTTCCTTATTCTCTTATTCTAGACATAATTTGAATTTCCTGTTTAATAGCAAAAACAATAATTAATCATTATTCTTCTCCGATAAATACTTCTCTTTAGTAGCCTGCCCGCCTCGAATATGCCGTTCGGCTTTATTATATTCTAATACCTTCTTTACTTTCTCAGCTAGTCTCTTATCAATCTTCTGTAATCTTTCTGTTGCATCTTTATGGATTGTACTCTTACTTACTCCAAATACTTTTGCTGCCTGTCGAACGGTCGCTCTAGTTTCATATATGTAATTACTTACTTCTAATACCCTCTGGTAAATATAATCTTTCATTGGTTTTGTCCCTCCTACCTATTCTTAATAAATATATATGTATATTTTTATAAAATATGTTTAAAATTAGGAGGGACTATACAAAAAAGCAGAGAGATGAATTATCACCTCTCTGCTAAATGATTCAAATGTGAAATTATAGATTAAGATGTTCGGTCGGATCTACCGATTCCCCGTCTTTTATGATACCAAAATGGAGAGTAGGCTCCATAACTAAACCTGAAGTTCCTACTTTCCCTATAGTTTGACCTCTATTGACTTGCTGGCCTTCCTTTAAATTAAATTCTTGGGCATGTCCGTAGATAGTCTGATGTCCACTCTTATGTTCGATAATTAAAACTAAACCTAAATAGTCATCTTCCTTAATTTTAGCTATCTTACCGGCAGTAGCAGCTCTAATTGGAGTTCCTTGGGCTGTTTGCAAATCAACTCCTTGATGGTATCGCCAATCTTCGAGCATCGGATGTTTACTCCAGCCATAAGAGCGGCTTACTTCAGCCCCTTTAACCGGCAGATTGAACTTAGGCTTTATATTTGCCTGTTGTACTACAGGTTCACTCTCAGCTTTCTCTTCACTCAATTCTTCTCTATTCTCTTTTTCACTTTCTTCTTTATTAGCTTCAACCTCTGTTTTTAAATCTGATTCTTGTTTCTCTTCTGCTATTGTTGGCTGTTTCTGTTCATCTCCTTTAATTTCCTGATCAGCTGGAATATGTTCGTAAGTTACAACCTCATCTTGTGATCGATCAGCTTCAGAAGCAGGCGGTTCAGACTGGGATGTTAAATCATTTAATTGAGGTATCAAGATAATTCCGGCTAAAATTACCACTGCCAATCCAACTAAAAACTTTTTGTTAGTTACAAGCCTAGTTATAAACTGCTTCCAGGAGAATTTATCAGCCAGTTTATCAATACTCTCTTTTAACTTTAGTTTAATATCCTCTTTGTCCTTTTTAATTGAGAAAGGAAACCTATTCTTTTCTCTCTGATTATCAGTTTGGTTATCTTTTTTTCCCTTCTCTTCATTATTTATATCATCAGACATCTATCTCACCTCCATCAATTAGTATCTCCAGAGGCGAGATAAATATACACTTATTTACTTGAATTCTATTTTTTATTAATGATTTAATTTTTTAACACTTACTCCTGAATAGTAATGTTTTAAAATTTCCAGATAATTATATCCTTCTTTAGCCATTCCATGGGCTCCATACTGGCTCATTCCTACTCCATGACCATTTCCAGTAGTAATAAACTTAATATAGTTATCTTTTATCTGATACCTAAAATTAGTTGATTTTAAGCCTAATCTCTTTCTCAACTCCCGACCAGTCATAATTTGAGATCCAACCTGAAGCTTTAACACTCGACGACTGGGGCTTCTAGCTAAAATATCTATATCGTTTACTGAAGATATCCCACTATCTACTTTACGAGCAAATTCTCTAAATGAATATTTCTGCACAAAATGATTATAAGGCGACTGCTCTTCATAATTACTGCTTACCGGCTGTAGATAAGGCACTTTTCTACCCCAGACATTTCTGGCTGCCGCTGTTATACTGCCGCTGGCAGAGTGATAAACTGCTGTTACTATTTTACCGTTATAGGTTAAGAATATTCCCTTTGTAGACTCAACGGCTTCAGATATCTTAAACCAGTATTCTAAATTTCCCCACTCCTTAAGCAACTCTTCTTTACTAATCCAGGCCTGATCCATATTAATATCTGTTGTAATAGCAACTTCCTTCTTTTCTGTCCCCTGTAGGCGGGATAAGATATAACTTCTTGCTGCTACAGCCTGAGCTTTCAATGCTTCTAACTCAAACTCAGCCGGCATTTCTGCGGCTACCACTCCTTTAATATATTCTTCTAACTCCAATTCTATTATTCGACCATTTTCCATCGTTAATTTAACTGTAATCTTTTCACTTTCGAAATCAGGCATTAGCCTACTGCCTATAACCACTCCTGTTGGCAATAACAGAATTAAAAACAGATTCAAAATTATAGTAACTAAGATCAGTCTCTTTATTCCAATTCCCCCCTAAATTAGAACTCACTAAACTTCTATGTTAAGAGAGACAATTATATTCTTCAACCAACTCAATATTAGCTCCAATTCCTTTTAATTTATCAGTAATATCTTCATAACCGCGTTCAATATGATATATGTTCTGAATTTCAGTCTGTCCTCCAGCTGTTAGACCAGCAATAATCAATGCTGCTCCAGCCCGCAAATCTGTAGCTTTAACTTGGGCACCTTCCAGATCTGTTCTAGCAACTACTGCGCTTCTACCGTCTACCTTAATCTGAGCCCCCATTCTTCTTAATTCATCAACATGGCCGAATCTTCTTTCGAAGACTGTTTCAATTACTAGATTCTCCTGGGTTGCTTGAGTCAATAAAGCCATAAATTGGGCCTGCATATCAGTCGGAAAGCCCGGATAAGGCATAGTCTTAATATCTGTCCCGGACAAACACCCTTCTGATTTAACCCGCACCTGATCAATCCCCTCAATTATCTCTACTCCCATCTCTTTTAACTTAGCTATTAGAGGACGTACATGTTCTACTAACACATTCTTAATTACAACATCTCCACCTACTGCTGCTACTGTCATCATATAGGTTCCTGCTTCAATGCGATCAGGAATAATAGTATAATCTGTACCGTTCAAACTATTAACCCCTGTAATCTTGATTATATCAGTTCCTGCTCCAGTAATCTCAGCTCCCATAATATTTAAATAATTAGCTAAATCTATTATCTCCGGTTCTCTAGCAACATTCTCTATTACTGTTTCTCCATCAGCCAGAACAGCTGCCAACATAATATTTATTGTTGCTCCTACACTAGGATAATCGAGATAGATTTCAGTCCCTTTTAATCTATCAGCCTCCAGTTTTACTAGCCCATGGTCCAGTTCAACATCTGCTCCTAAAGCAGAAAATCCTTTTAGATGTAAGTCAATAGGCCGATCTCCGATCTCACAGCCCCCTGGTAAAACAGTACAGGCCTGTCCATAACGGCCTAATAAAGCTCCTAAAGTATAATAGGAAGCACGCATCTTTCTGGCTAAATCACTATCTGTACTGTATTTATCAATTCCATCTGTATTAAGCTCTAATTCACTATCAGTGAAATTAACTTCAGCTCCTAGATTGGACAGGATATTAATTAAATTATTGACATCTTTTAAGTCAGGTATTCTACTTAACTTACTGCCACCCTCCCCCAATAAAGCAGCAGTTATAATCGGTAAAGCTGCATTCTTGGCTCCACTGACACTTATATTTCCTTCTAAATAATCTGTTGCTTCAGCTATTAATCTACGCACTAGATAATCTCCCCTCCGAATCACCATTTATCTACTATACTTTAGTTCGCGTTTTAGTTCTAATGTCCTGCTTCAAAGTTAAATTCGTCATTTGGTTATTCTTTACAGAAACAAGAAGTCCCAAATAATTTATCAATCCAGCCCATCTTTTTGAAATTAATTAACTCTTCCGGTGCTTTATCAGCTATCTCTTCATAACATTCCGTACAGATCTTTTCACCGGCCTTATCCAGCAACTCCAGCGGCAGGTTTAACTCTTTAAATTTTTCTTTTTTATCAGGTACTCTTATCTCATCATTATTTACTGCTTTATCGCTAACTACTACTAAACCAATATCTCCTTTGAAATCATCTGATTCTACCTTCTTAAAAGAGAGTCCATTTTCACGGGCTAAATCAATATATTCTTTGGCTGCTTGCATATCAATCTGTCGGTTAATAATCAACTTTTCAGCTTCTAAATCTTTAATTGCCTCTAATATTTCTGGATAAACTCCTGGTTCTATAATCTGACCAAAAGTTAAAGCCTTAATTACCCGCTCTTTAAACTCACCTAAAAACCGTCTTTTTTCACCCTTCTTTAACTCAAAACCGCCGTGGATACCGGCAGAAACTGTCTGTTCTAATTCATTCTTATCCTGATTTGAAATTGCTTCTTTCTGTATTTCTTCATCTTTTGGTCCCACTGTAGAATACCCCCTAACCTAAATATATAATATGTAAATTAATATTATAGAATACAAAAAAGGAGAATAAGAGATTTCTCCCTTACTCCCCTTGAACTACATCAATTCTATTAATAGCACGCTGCAACGCGGATTCAGCTCTAGTTTCATTTATTCTGGCTTCATCGCTTTTCTGCAGGCGCTCTTTAGCCCGTTTTTTAGCCCTTTTAGCTCGCTCTATATCAATCTCTTCGGGAAATTCTGCTGTATCAGCTAAAATATTTATCTGATCCGGCTTCACTTCTATAAAGCCACCGCTAGTAGCTAATTCTATCTCTTCTCCATCTTTTTTAATTCTAATCTGGCCTATCTGCAAACCAGTAATTAATGGGGAATGATTAGGCAAAAAACCTAAATTTCCATCTATAGTAGGAACAATAACCATCTCTACTTCATCGCTATAAACAGTGCGCTCAGAAGTTAAGATGTCAACCTGAACGGTATTCGCCATCTTATTCACTTCCTTCTAACTCTTTAGCCTTTTCTAATACATCCTCTATGCCGCCCGCCATGTAAAAGGCTTCCTCTGGAATATCATCATGCTTTCCATCCAAGATTTCTTCAAATCCTTTAATTGTTTCACTAAGCGGCACATATTCACCAGGAATACCCGTAAACTGTTCTGCAACAAAAAACGGCTGTGATAGAAATCGTTCAATCTTACGAGCCCGATTTACAGTTAATTTATCTTCAGGTGATAATTCGTCCATACCTAAAATAGCAATAATATCCTGTAAATCCTGATAGCGCTGTAAAGTCTCCTGTACTTCACGAGCAACATTATAATGTCTTTCTCCAATAATACCAGGGTCCAGAATTGTAGATGTTGAATCTAGCGGGTCAACAGCCGGATAGATACCTTTCTCTGTTAATGATCTTGATAATACTGTTGTTGCATCCAAGTGTGCAAAAGTAGTAGCTGGAGCCGGGTCAGTCAAGTCATCTGCCGGTACATAGACAGCCTGCACAGATGTAATTGATCCTTTATTAGTAGAAGTGATCCGCTCCTGTAGGGCCCCCACATCAGTTGCTAATGTCGGTTGATAACCAACAGCAGAAGGCATTCTACCAAGTAAAGCAGATACCTCGGAACCTGCCTGAATAAAGCGGAAGATATTATCAATAAACATCAATACATCCGATCCAAATTCATCACGGAAGTGCTCCGCCATTGTTAAGCCGGTTAATCCAACCCGCATTCTTGCTCCAGGCGGCTCATTCATCTGACCATAAACTAGGGCCACCTTGTCTAATACTCCGGATTCTTTCATCTCTAACCATAAGTCATTACCTTCTCTTGTTCTTTCTCCTACACCAGAGAAGACGGAGAAACCACCGTGCTCAGTAGCAATCCGGTTAATTAACTCCATGATTAAAACAGTCTTACCTACACCAGCACCACCGAAGAGACCAACCTTACCACCAGAAACATATGGGGCTAAGAGATCAACTACTTTAATCCCTGTTTCAAAGATTTCTGTAGAAGTTGACTGTTCCTCAAATTCAGGTGGATCTTGGTGGATTGGGCGATAATCATCAGCATCAACTTCACCCTGTTGATCAATTGTATCTCCTAATACATTAAAGATTCGACCTAGACAGTCTTTTCCTACTGGTACAGAAATAGGAGCACCTGTGTTGACAGCTTCCATCCCACGAACTAAACCATCAGTAGAGGACATTGCTACACCTTTAACTCGGCTATCTCCAACCTGATGTAAAATCTCTACTGTAACATCTATATCTCGTTCCTCATCTTTTACTTCAACAGCATCATAAATATCAGGCAAGTCATCAGCACTAAATTCAAATTCAACTACTGGACCAATAACTTCGACTACTTGCCCAATATTCTGTTCCTTATTTCCACTCATCATAATACCTCCTTCATGTCATTCAAACAATTAATCTAACGCTTCTGCTCCAGCAGCAATCTCAGTAATTTCTTGAGTAATCTCAGCCTGCCTTGCTCGGTTAAAGGACCGAGTAAGATCTTCAATCATCTCTTTAGCATTTTCAGTTGCTGAATCCATAGCAGTCATCCGGGCTGCAAATTCACTTGCTTTTGCTTCTAATAACGAACCGTAGATTAGGTTCCGTAAGTATTTAGGTAGAATTACATCTAATACTTCCCCTGGGGAAGGTTCATAAAGATAACCAGCATTTAATTCTTCCCCTTCTTCTTCATCCTTATCTTCTATCTTCTGAGGTTCAACCGGTAACAACTGTAATTTTTTAACTTCATGACTAAGCACAGAATTAAATTGAGTATAAATCAGATGTACTTCATCAAAAACTTCATCCTGATATAATTCACTAGCCTCATTACTTATATTCTGTGCTAATCCTATTGATGGTTTATCTTCAAGGTCTAAATACTCAGAAAATATTTCTAAATCATTTCTCTTAAAGTGGTTCCTACCATTTCTACCGACTGCAATCATACCTACTTCACTCTTATCTTCAACTTCCTCATCAACTTTTCTAGTAACATTAGTGTTGTAAGGCCCACACAGTCCCCGATCAGCAGTAATTACTATATACCCAATTCTATTCATTTGATCTCTTTTCTCTAATAGCGGATGAACATCTTCCCTAATTCTCCTGAAAGCACCTAATAAAGTTTGACGTGTCTTTTCAAAGAAAGGTTTGGCTGCTGTTGCACTTTCCTGAGCTCTTTGTAATTTAGCCGATGCTACCATATTCATGGCCCGCGTTATCTTTTTAGTATTTTCAACACTATTTATGCGCCGCTGAATCTCGCGCATAGTTGCCATAGCAATCACCTCACTTCCTTAAAACACCTAAGCTTAAACAAAATATTCGCTTCCTTTTTAACTCTATTTAAATTAAGCAGACTCTTTTTCAATTTCATCAACAAACATTGCTTTGAAATCTTCAATAGCAGCAATTAATTCTTCTTCTATTTCATCATCTAATTCTTCAGTCTCTTTGATAGTTTCTGGAACTTCAGCATAATTGCTATGAATAAAATCTATCATTTCTTCTTCAAATTCTTTAATATCATCAACTGGAATATCATCCATATACCCATTAGTTACAGCATAGATACTCAGTACCTGATTTTCTACTTCCATTGGATTATTTTCAGGCTGTTTTAATACTTCAATTATTCTATCTCCACGGGCTAATTTCTGCTGTGTTGCTTCATCAAGATCAGATCCAAACTGAGCAAAGGCCTCTAATTCTCGATACTGAGATAGATCCAAACGTAACGTACCTGCAACATCCTTCATGGCACTTACCTGAGCATCTCCACCAACTCGTGAGACAGAAATACCAACATTAATTGCTGGTCTTACACCAGAATGGAATAATTCACTTTCAAGATATATCTGTCCATCAGTGATAGAGATTACATTTGTTGGAATATAAGCAGAAACGTCTCCTGCTTGAGTCTCAATAATCGGTAATGCAGTTAAAGACCCACCACCCATATCGTCATTTAACTTAGCAGCTCTTTCTAAGAGACGAGAGTGTAAATAAAAGACATCACCTGGATAAGCTTCACGTCCCGGTGGACGGCGTAAAAGTAAAGACATTTCACGATAAGCTACTGCATGCTTGGATAAATCATCATAAACAACTAATACATCTTTGCCATCATACATAAATTCTTCACCCATAGCACATCCAGCATAAGGTGCTATATACTGTAATGGTGCTGGATCGCTAGCATTAGCAGCAACAATAATTGTATGATCCATTGCTTGATTATTTTCTAATCTATCTACTACCTGAGCTACTGTAGATGCCTTCTGTCCAATTGCAACATAAATACAAATAACATCATTATCTTTCTGATTAATGATTGTATCTATTCCAATTGATGTTTTACCAGTCTGACGGTCACCAATAATTAATTCTCGCTGACCACGACCAATAGGTACCAAAGAGTCAACCGCTTTAAGTCCAGTCTGAAGAGGAACCTCAACAGGGGTTCTCTCAATAACATTAGGCGCCTCTGATTCTATGGATCGCTTTTTATCAGTATTAATTGGCCCCTTTCCATCAATAGGTTCTCCTAAAGCATTAACAACTCTTCCAATCATATCTTCTCCTACTGGTACATCAACTAGTTCTCCAGTTCGTTCAACTCGATCCCCTTCTTCAATCTTTGTTTCGTCTCCTAAAATTACACAACCAATACTATCTTCTTCTAAGTTTAAAACCATACCATAAACACCGCTGGCAAACTGCAGTAATTCTCCAGCCATTGCTTCTTCTAAACCATGAATTTGAGCAATACCATCACCAACACTTAAAACTGTTCCAACATCTTCCGTTTCCAATTTAACATCATAATCTTCTATTCGTTTCTTAATTATTGAACTTATTTCGTCAGGCTTAAGATTCATCTTACCCCCCCTAACTTACTTGTAACTTTCTTAAATCACGACTTAAATTCTCAATTTCTGTTGTTAAACTACCATCAATTACTTTATTACCAATTTTTAATACTAAACCGCCTATTAAATCTTGATTAATCTCTATTTGTAACTCAATATTTTTCTCTAATGCTTTTCCTAACTTTTCTTTCAACTTCTTTTTCTGTTGAGTAGTCAATTCTATGGGCGATCTTACTTCTACTTCTAACTTATTCAATTCATCA from the Acetohalobium arabaticum DSM 5501 genome contains:
- a CDS encoding YueI family protein; its protein translation is MGPKDEEIQKEAISNQDKNELEQTVSAGIHGGFELKKGEKRRFLGEFKERVIKALTFGQIIEPGVYPEILEAIKDLEAEKLIINRQIDMQAAKEYIDLARENGLSFKKVESDDFKGDIGLVVVSDKAVNNDEIRVPDKKEKFKELNLPLELLDKAGEKICTECYEEIADKAPEELINFKKMGWIDKLFGTSCFCKE
- the atpD gene encoding F0F1 ATP synthase subunit beta; its protein translation is MSGNKEQNIGQVVEVIGPVVEFEFSADDLPDIYDAVEVKDEERDIDVTVEILHQVGDSRVKGVAMSSTDGLVRGMEAVNTGAPISVPVGKDCLGRIFNVLGDTIDQQGEVDADDYRPIHQDPPEFEEQSTSTEIFETGIKVVDLLAPYVSGGKVGLFGGAGVGKTVLIMELINRIATEHGGFSVFSGVGERTREGNDLWLEMKESGVLDKVALVYGQMNEPPGARMRVGLTGLTMAEHFRDEFGSDVLMFIDNIFRFIQAGSEVSALLGRMPSAVGYQPTLATDVGALQERITSTNKGSITSVQAVYVPADDLTDPAPATTFAHLDATTVLSRSLTEKGIYPAVDPLDSTSTILDPGIIGERHYNVAREVQETLQRYQDLQDIIAILGMDELSPEDKLTVNRARKIERFLSQPFFVAEQFTGIPGEYVPLSETIKGFEEILDGKHDDIPEEAFYMAGGIEDVLEKAKELEGSE
- the atpG gene encoding ATP synthase F1 subunit gamma — translated: MATMREIQRRINSVENTKKITRAMNMVASAKLQRAQESATAAKPFFEKTRQTLLGAFRRIREDVHPLLEKRDQMNRIGYIVITADRGLCGPYNTNVTRKVDEEVEDKSEVGMIAVGRNGRNHFKRNDLEIFSEYLDLEDKPSIGLAQNISNEASELYQDEVFDEVHLIYTQFNSVLSHEVKKLQLLPVEPQKIEDKDEEEGEELNAGYLYEPSPGEVLDVILPKYLRNLIYGSLLEAKASEFAARMTAMDSATENAKEMIEDLTRSFNRARQAEITQEITEIAAGAEALD
- a CDS encoding UDP-N-acetylglucosamine 1-carboxyvinyltransferase, which encodes MRRLIAEATDYLEGNISVSGAKNAALPIITAALLGEGGSKLSRIPDLKDVNNLINILSNLGAEVNFTDSELELNTDGIDKYSTDSDLARKMRASYYTLGALLGRYGQACTVLPGGCEIGDRPIDLHLKGFSALGADVELDHGLVKLEADRLKGTEIYLDYPSVGATINIMLAAVLADGETVIENVAREPEIIDLANYLNIMGAEITGAGTDIIKITGVNSLNGTDYTIIPDRIEAGTYMMTVAAVGGDVVIKNVLVEHVRPLIAKLKEMGVEIIEGIDQVRVKSEGCLSGTDIKTMPYPGFPTDMQAQFMALLTQATQENLVIETVFERRFGHVDELRRMGAQIKVDGRSAVVARTDLEGAQVKATDLRAGAALIIAGLTAGGQTEIQNIYHIERGYEDITDKLKGIGANIELVEEYNCLS
- the atpA gene encoding F0F1 ATP synthase subunit alpha, producing MNLKPDEISSIIKKRIEDYDVKLETEDVGTVLSVGDGIAQIHGLEEAMAGELLQFASGVYGMVLNLEEDSIGCVILGDETKIEEGDRVERTGELVDVPVGEDMIGRVVNALGEPIDGKGPINTDKKRSIESEAPNVIERTPVEVPLQTGLKAVDSLVPIGRGQRELIIGDRQTGKTSIGIDTIINQKDNDVICIYVAIGQKASTVAQVVDRLENNQAMDHTIIVAANASDPAPLQYIAPYAGCAMGEEFMYDGKDVLVVYDDLSKHAVAYREMSLLLRRPPGREAYPGDVFYLHSRLLERAAKLNDDMGGGSLTALPIIETQAGDVSAYIPTNVISITDGQIYLESELFHSGVRPAINVGISVSRVGGDAQVSAMKDVAGTLRLDLSQYRELEAFAQFGSDLDEATQQKLARGDRIIEVLKQPENNPMEVENQVLSIYAVTNGYMDDIPVDDIKEFEEEMIDFIHSNYAEVPETIKETEELDDEIEEELIAAIEDFKAMFVDEIEKESA
- a CDS encoding F0F1 ATP synthase subunit epsilon — protein: MANTVQVDILTSERTVYSDEVEMVIVPTIDGNLGFLPNHSPLITGLQIGQIRIKKDGEEIELATSGGFIEVKPDQINILADTAEFPEEIDIERAKRAKKRAKERLQKSDEARINETRAESALQRAINRIDVVQGE